In Candidatus Edwardsbacteria bacterium, the following are encoded in one genomic region:
- the rpsJ gene encoding 30S ribosomal protein S10 — translation MSVQSIRIKLKAYDHAVLDQSVAEIVNTAKRTGARISGPIPLPTKKTIYTVNRSTHVDKKSREQFERRIHKRLIDILNSTPQTITALTKLELPAGVDIEIKSGL, via the coding sequence GTGTCAGTTCAAAGCATCAGAATAAAACTTAAGGCCTATGATCACGCGGTGCTGGACCAGTCGGTGGCCGAGATCGTCAACACCGCCAAACGGACCGGAGCCAGGATCTCCGGCCCCATACCCCTGCCGACCAAGAAGACGATCTATACCGTCAACCGTTCCACCCATGTCGACAAGAAATCGCGGGAGCAGTTCGAACGGAGGATCCACAAAAGGCTGATAGATATTCTCAACTCCACCCCCCAGACCATCACTGCCCTGACCAAGCTGGAGCTTCCGGCCGGGGTGGATATCGAGATCAAGAGCGGCCTGTAA
- the rplC gene encoding 50S ribosomal protein L3, whose protein sequence is MNAMIGRKIGMTQVFGESNVMVPVTVLEVGPCVVTQIKTKDKDGYSAVQLGFGSKKPGKVNKPTSGHLAKSKAQPVQVMQEFRVDDTAGYQLGQVITADIFAAGDRIKVAGTTKGKGTAGVMKRHKFHGGPASHGQTDRNRHAGAVGSGSSPGRVYPGTKMAGHMGDVKFSVRNLKVVKVDQSKNIILVKGAVPGAPDGILSIHKI, encoded by the coding sequence ATGAACGCAATGATCGGCAGAAAGATCGGGATGACCCAGGTGTTCGGCGAGAGCAACGTCATGGTTCCGGTGACGGTGCTGGAGGTCGGGCCCTGCGTGGTCACCCAGATCAAGACCAAGGACAAGGACGGCTACAGCGCCGTTCAGCTGGGATTCGGATCCAAGAAGCCCGGCAAGGTGAACAAACCAACCAGCGGCCATCTGGCCAAATCCAAGGCCCAGCCGGTCCAGGTGATGCAGGAGTTCCGGGTTGATGATACGGCGGGCTATCAGCTGGGCCAGGTGATAACCGCTGATATTTTTGCCGCCGGCGACAGGATCAAGGTGGCCGGTACCACCAAGGGGAAAGGCACCGCCGGCGTTATGAAGCGCCATAAATTCCACGGCGGACCTGCCAGCCACGGGCAGACCGACCGCAACCGCCATGCCGGAGCCGTCGGCTCGGGCTCGTCCCCGGGCCGGGTGTATCCCGGCACCAAGATGGCCGGGCACATGGGGGATGTTAAATTCTCGGTCAGGAACCTGAAGGTGGTCAAAGTAGATCAGTCCAAGAACATTATTCTGGTCAAGGGAGCGGTACCCGGAGCTCCGGACGGAATCTTGTCAATCCATAAGATATAA
- the rplD gene encoding 50S ribosomal protein L4, protein MLSVNLFDDKGKKSGSLEVPEDVFGTRPNQHLLYLAVREYLDNQRQGTACSQNAADVRGGGKKPFKQKGTGRARQGSTRSSIMVGGYAAHGPEPRDHYWELPKKSRQAALRSAWSDGFKSGKLGVIESLKTTGKTKEMVELFKTMEMGGQKVLLLDEIHSPEVRKSGRNIPGLTLKPVREVNPYDIIKADKVILTRKGLEAVKEAFAK, encoded by the coding sequence ATGTTATCTGTAAATCTGTTCGATGATAAGGGGAAGAAATCCGGCAGCCTGGAGGTACCGGAGGATGTCTTCGGCACCCGTCCCAATCAGCATCTGCTGTATCTGGCGGTCAGGGAATACCTGGACAACCAGAGACAGGGCACGGCCTGCTCCCAGAATGCGGCCGATGTCCGGGGCGGCGGGAAGAAGCCTTTCAAACAGAAGGGCACCGGCCGGGCCCGCCAGGGCAGCACCAGATCCTCCATCATGGTGGGCGGCTATGCGGCCCACGGCCCGGAGCCCCGGGATCATTACTGGGAGCTTCCCAAAAAATCCCGCCAGGCTGCCCTCCGCTCGGCCTGGTCCGACGGCTTCAAGTCCGGCAAGCTGGGCGTGATAGAATCGCTTAAGACCACCGGCAAGACCAAGGAGATGGTGGAGCTGTTCAAGACCATGGAGATGGGCGGGCAGAAAGTCCTGCTGCTGGACGAGATCCATTCCCCGGAGGTCCGCAAATCAGGACGCAACATCCCGGGTCTGACCTTAAAACCGGTCAGGGAGGTCAATCCCTACGATATCATCAAGGCCGACAAGGTGATCCTTACCAGGAAGGGCCTGGAAGCCGTAAAGGAGGCATTCGCCAAATGA
- the rplW gene encoding 50S ribosomal protein L23, with protein MNYRIIIRPLITEKITNLREEFNRYGFEVSRDANKHQIKQAVETLFKVKVKEVTTMNVMGKTKRLGRNQGKRPDWKKAIVTLAKDQKIEMIEGI; from the coding sequence ATGAACTACCGAATCATCATCAGACCGCTGATCACCGAGAAGATCACCAACCTCCGCGAGGAATTCAATCGTTACGGTTTCGAGGTGTCCCGGGATGCCAATAAGCACCAGATAAAGCAGGCGGTGGAAACGCTGTTCAAGGTCAAGGTCAAGGAAGTGACCACCATGAATGTGATGGGCAAGACCAAGCGCCTGGGGCGCAACCAGGGGAAGAGGCCGGACTGGAAGAAGGCCATTGTCACCCTGGCCAAGGACCAGAAGATAGAGATGATCGAAGGCATTTAA
- the rplB gene encoding 50S ribosomal protein L2: MAIKSYKPTTPGMRHRTGYSFDEITSSKPKKSLLSSLNKSGGRNSHGRVTADHRGGGHKRAYRLIDFKRNKFAIPATVAAIEYDPNRSCRIALLKYADGEWRYIIAPLGLTVGDKILSGSGIDIKVGNCMPLSEIPLGSAIHNIELKKGKGGQMVRTAGGSAQLMAKEGENAHLRLPSGEVRLVRLECMATLGQVGNLENENISIGKAGRNRWLGVKPHSRGVAKNPHDHPMGGGEGKSSGGRHPCSSKGLLSKGKKTRKKKKTTSKFILKRRK, from the coding sequence ATGGCTATCAAATCATATAAACCGACCACCCCGGGAATGCGTCATCGCACCGGGTACAGTTTTGACGAGATCACATCATCAAAACCAAAAAAGTCTTTATTGTCATCGCTGAACAAATCGGGCGGACGCAACAGCCACGGGCGGGTGACCGCCGATCACCGGGGCGGCGGCCATAAAAGGGCCTACCGGCTGATAGATTTCAAGCGCAATAAATTCGCCATTCCGGCCACCGTGGCCGCCATTGAATACGATCCCAACCGTTCCTGCCGCATAGCGCTGCTGAAATACGCCGACGGCGAATGGCGCTATATCATCGCTCCCCTGGGACTGACGGTGGGCGACAAGATCCTGTCCGGCTCAGGCATCGATATCAAGGTCGGCAATTGCATGCCCCTGTCCGAGATCCCCCTGGGCAGCGCCATCCATAACATCGAGCTCAAAAAGGGCAAGGGCGGGCAGATGGTCCGGACCGCCGGCGGCTCGGCCCAGCTGATGGCCAAGGAAGGGGAGAACGCCCACCTCCGGCTGCCGTCGGGCGAGGTCCGCCTGGTCCGGCTGGAGTGCATGGCCACCCTGGGACAGGTGGGCAACCTGGAGAACGAGAATATTTCCATCGGCAAGGCCGGGCGCAACCGCTGGCTGGGCGTCAAACCCCACAGCCGGGGCGTGGCCAAGAACCCGCACGATCACCCGATGGGCGGCGGCGAGGGAAAATCCTCCGGCGGCAGGCATCCCTGCAGTTCCAAGGGCCTGCTGTCCAAGGGCAAAAAGACCAGAAAGAAGAAGAAGACAACCAGTAAATTCATCCTTAAGAGGAGAAAATAA
- the rplV gene encoding 50S ribosomal protein L22: protein MEALSRKRHIRVTPRKMRAVADLIRGKKCNEALSILKFVPKSGSPHLAKAVKSAVASAVETAGNAKADPDTLRISEIRVDEGIIMKRFRPRARGRADRRLKRTSNLLVRVSDQAK, encoded by the coding sequence ATGGAAGCATTATCCAGAAAAAGGCATATCCGGGTCACCCCCCGGAAGATGAGGGCGGTGGCCGACCTGATCCGGGGCAAGAAATGCAACGAGGCCCTCTCGATCCTCAAATTCGTCCCCAAATCTGGCAGCCCCCACCTGGCCAAGGCCGTCAAATCGGCGGTGGCCTCGGCGGTGGAGACCGCCGGCAACGCCAAGGCCGATCCCGATACCCTCAGGATATCCGAGATCAGGGTGGACGAGGGCATCATCATGAAGCGGTTCCGCCCCCGGGCCCGGGGCCGGGCCGACCGCCGGCTGAAGCGCACCAGTAATCTCTTGGTTCGGGTTTCCGACCAGGCTAAATAA
- the rpsC gene encoding 30S ribosomal protein S3: MGQKTHPIGLRLGIIKTWDSRWFAKNDFASLLEEDERIRRYLRQKLMNASISKIEIERTSKRVTVTIHTSRPGIVIGRKGGEIEKLKAEIQHLTAQKEVHLNIAEIKVPEMDARLVADNIARQLEQRISFRRAMKKAVQSTLRMGAYGIKIACGGRLGGAEIARTESYREGRVPMHTLRADIDYATSTSHTTFGCIGIKVWIFKGEVLGKQAVAK, from the coding sequence TTGGGTCAGAAGACACATCCCATAGGGTTAAGGCTGGGGATCATCAAGACCTGGGACTCCAGGTGGTTCGCCAAGAATGATTTTGCCAGCCTGCTGGAGGAGGACGAGAGGATCCGGCGCTACCTGCGGCAGAAGCTGATGAATGCCAGCATTTCCAAGATAGAGATCGAAAGGACATCCAAGCGGGTGACGGTGACCATCCACACTTCCCGGCCGGGCATCGTCATCGGCCGCAAGGGCGGCGAGATCGAGAAGCTTAAGGCCGAGATCCAGCACCTGACCGCCCAGAAGGAGGTCCACCTGAACATCGCCGAGATAAAGGTGCCCGAGATGGACGCCCGCCTGGTGGCCGACAATATCGCCCGCCAGCTGGAACAGCGGATCTCCTTCCGCCGGGCCATGAAGAAGGCCGTTCAGAGCACGTTACGAATGGGGGCCTACGGGATCAAGATCGCCTGCGGCGGGCGCCTGGGAGGGGCCGAGATCGCCCGGACCGAAAGCTACCGCGAGGGCCGGGTGCCGATGCACACCCTCCGGGCCGATATCGATTACGCCACCTCCACCTCGCACACCACCTTCGGCTGCATCGGGATCAAGGTCTGGATATTCAAGGGCGAGGTGCTGGGCAAGCAGGCGGTAGCCAAATAG
- the rplP gene encoding 50S ribosomal protein L16: protein MLMPKRVKHRKQRRGRRCGLATRGHYVAFGEFGLQSLDAAWITDRQIEAARVAMTRFIKRGGRVWIRIFPDKPVTSKPAETRMGKGKGAPDHWVAVVKPGRVMFEIGGIPEATAKKAMLLASHKLPIKTRMVPRHRHIEVTK from the coding sequence ATGTTGATGCCAAAGCGGGTAAAACACCGCAAACAAAGAAGGGGACGCCGGTGCGGCCTGGCCACCAGGGGACATTACGTAGCCTTCGGTGAATTCGGCCTCCAGTCGCTGGATGCCGCCTGGATCACCGACCGGCAGATAGAGGCGGCCCGGGTGGCCATGACCAGGTTCATCAAGAGGGGCGGCCGGGTCTGGATCAGGATCTTTCCCGACAAACCGGTGACCTCCAAACCGGCCGAGACCAGGATGGGCAAGGGCAAAGGGGCCCCCGACCACTGGGTGGCCGTGGTCAAGCCGGGCCGGGTGATGTTCGAGATCGGCGGGATCCCAGAGGCCACCGCCAAGAAAGCCATGCTGCTGGCTTCCCACAAATTGCCCATTAAAACCAGGATGGTTCCGCGCCATCGCCATATCGAGGTGACGAAATGA
- the rpmC gene encoding 50S ribosomal protein L29 — translation MKKTKELREMTRAEVEQKLKEETEANFNLKLRRNTQQIPNPLQLRHTRRSVARMKTVLNEDLKSIRKLAAGAGSKE, via the coding sequence ATGAAGAAGACCAAAGAGCTCCGGGAGATGACCCGGGCCGAAGTGGAGCAGAAGCTGAAGGAGGAGACCGAGGCCAACTTCAACCTGAAACTGCGCCGCAACACCCAGCAGATCCCCAATCCCCTGCAACTTAGGCACACCCGCCGTTCGGTGGCCCGGATGAAGACGGTTCTCAACGAGGACCTCAAGAGCATCCGCAAACTGGCCGCCGGCGCCGGATCGAAGGAGTAG
- the rpsQ gene encoding 30S ribosomal protein S17, producing MAERNLRKTRIGKVVGDKMNKTIIVAVERRVKHPLYSRVVKRTTKYYAHSEDQSAKLGDTVRIIETKPISKTKRWRLVEVMEKAK from the coding sequence ATGGCAGAGAGAAATTTAAGAAAGACCAGGATCGGCAAGGTGGTGGGAGACAAGATGAACAAGACCATCATTGTGGCTGTGGAGCGAAGGGTCAAGCATCCCCTGTACAGCAGGGTGGTCAAAAGGACCACCAAATATTACGCCCATTCCGAGGACCAGTCGGCCAAGCTGGGCGATACCGTCAGGATCATAGAGACCAAGCCCATTTCCAAGACCAAGCGCTGGCGCCTGGTGGAAGTGATGGAGAAGGCCAAGTAG
- the rplN gene encoding 50S ribosomal protein L14, giving the protein MIQQYTRVNIADNSGAKKAMCIQVMGGHFRRYGSVGDIIKVAVKDVLPGGAIKKGEVARAVIVRTRKEIRRKDGSYIRFDDNAAVIIDDKNEPKGTRIFGPVGRELRDRQFMKIISLAPEVI; this is encoded by the coding sequence ATGATTCAACAATATACCAGGGTAAATATCGCCGACAACTCCGGCGCCAAGAAGGCCATGTGCATCCAGGTGATGGGCGGCCATTTCCGCCGCTATGGCTCGGTGGGCGACATCATCAAGGTGGCCGTCAAGGACGTGTTGCCCGGCGGGGCCATCAAAAAAGGCGAGGTGGCCAGGGCGGTGATCGTCCGGACCAGGAAGGAGATCCGCCGCAAGGATGGTTCCTACATCCGGTTCGACGATAACGCTGCGGTGATCATCGACGACAAGAACGAGCCCAAGGGCACCCGTATTTTCGGCCCGGTGGGGCGGGAGCTGAGGGACCGTCAGTTCATGAAGATCATCTCTTTGGCCCCGGAAGTGATATAG
- the rplX gene encoding 50S ribosomal protein L24: MKIKKSDSVIVIAGNDKGKKGKVLKILPVKGRAIVEGVNFVKRHTKPRKQGEKSGILEKEAAINLTNLMVVCTKCDKGVRVGTRTLADGKRARICKACGEMLDKE; this comes from the coding sequence ATGAAGATCAAAAAAAGCGACAGCGTCATAGTAATAGCCGGCAATGACAAGGGCAAGAAGGGAAAGGTCCTGAAGATTTTGCCGGTCAAGGGACGGGCCATCGTGGAGGGGGTGAATTTCGTCAAGCGCCATACCAAGCCCCGCAAACAGGGCGAGAAAAGCGGGATCCTGGAGAAGGAGGCGGCGATAAACCTCACCAACCTGATGGTGGTCTGCACCAAGTGCGACAAGGGGGTCAGGGTGGGCACCCGGACCCTGGCCGACGGCAAGCGGGCCAGGATCTGCAAAGCTTGCGGCGAGATGCTGGACAAAGAATAG
- the rplE gene encoding 50S ribosomal protein L5, which produces MARLREKYTKEVKPALVKKFGYKSVMQAPRLEKVVVNMGLGEGTQDPKLVEAAAKDLGTITGQKPSIRKAKKSIATFKLRAGVPIGAMVTLRGNIMYEFIDRLLNVAIPRIRDFRGVPTRSFDGRGNYTLGVKEQIIFPEINYDKIVKVFGMDITIVTTAKTDEEAKELLRLMGMPFQQK; this is translated from the coding sequence ATGGCAAGATTAAGAGAGAAATACACCAAGGAAGTCAAGCCGGCCCTGGTCAAAAAATTCGGATACAAGAGCGTGATGCAGGCCCCCCGCCTGGAGAAGGTGGTGGTCAACATGGGCTTGGGCGAGGGCACCCAGGACCCCAAACTGGTGGAGGCCGCCGCCAAGGACCTGGGCACCATCACCGGCCAGAAGCCCTCCATCCGCAAAGCCAAGAAATCCATCGCCACCTTCAAGCTGCGGGCCGGGGTGCCCATCGGCGCCATGGTGACCCTGCGGGGCAACATCATGTACGAATTTATCGACCGGCTGCTCAACGTGGCCATCCCCCGCATCCGCGACTTCCGGGGCGTGCCCACCAGGTCGTTTGACGGCCGGGGCAACTACACCCTGGGGGTCAAGGAGCAGATCATCTTCCCCGAGATCAACTACGACAAGATCGTCAAGGTCTTCGGCATGGACATCACCATCGTCACCACCGCCAAGACCGACGAGGAGGCCAAGGAACTGCTGCGCCTGATGGGCATGCCGTTCCAGCAGAAGTAG
- a CDS encoding type Z 30S ribosomal protein S14, with protein MARKAMIEKAARPKYQVRQHNRCNRCGRSRAYYRDFGLCRICLRELILRGEVPGLTKASW; from the coding sequence ATGGCCAGAAAGGCTATGATCGAAAAGGCTGCCAGGCCAAAATATCAGGTGAGACAGCATAATCGCTGCAACCGCTGCGGCCGCTCCCGGGCATATTACCGGGATTTCGGCTTATGCCGCATCTGCCTGAGGGAACTGATACTGCGGGGCGAGGTCCCGGGCCTGACCAAAGCCAGCTGGTAA
- the rpsH gene encoding 30S ribosomal protein S8, whose product MSMTDPIADMLTRIRNAGKAKLKKVDIPSSKMKLGITKILMKERLISNFKYITDDRQNIIRVYIRYDDKGSHFIKGLKRVSTPGLRVYAPGDKLPKVKSGTGLAIISTSQGLMKDKDARKSGVGGEVVCYIW is encoded by the coding sequence ATGTCGATGACCGATCCCATTGCCGATATGCTGACCAGGATCCGAAATGCGGGCAAAGCCAAACTAAAGAAGGTGGACATCCCGTCATCCAAGATGAAGCTGGGGATCACCAAGATCCTGATGAAGGAGCGCCTGATCTCCAACTTCAAATATATCACCGACGACCGGCAGAATATCATCCGGGTCTACATTAGATACGACGATAAGGGCAGCCATTTCATCAAGGGGCTGAAAAGGGTCAGCACCCCGGGCCTGAGGGTCTACGCCCCCGGGGACAAACTGCCCAAGGTGAAGAGCGGAACCGGCCTGGCCATTATCTCCACCTCCCAGGGCCTGATGAAGGACAAGGATGCCCGCAAGAGCGGGGTGGGCGGCGAAGTAGTCTGTTACATCTGGTAA
- the rplF gene encoding 50S ribosomal protein L6 → MSRVGKKPINLPQGVKAEIKAGSVKVTGPKGSIEQPFHPNIKVALEGDNLTVSRNSDEKFDRALHGLTRALLANAVTGVSRGFQKVLQVYGIGYKAVIEPKGLTLSLGYSHTVFLPKPDGIDFEIQDQPLLKVKDKTYQTSIVVKGINRQTVGEVAAAIRQFRKPEPYQGKGIRYQDEVVRRKAGKAAAGAGG, encoded by the coding sequence GTGTCTCGGGTTGGAAAAAAACCAATAAACTTGCCCCAGGGGGTCAAGGCCGAAATAAAAGCCGGCTCGGTCAAAGTGACCGGCCCCAAGGGGTCCATAGAACAGCCCTTCCACCCCAACATCAAGGTGGCGCTGGAGGGCGATAACTTGACGGTATCCCGGAACAGCGACGAGAAGTTCGACCGGGCTTTGCACGGATTGACCCGGGCCCTGCTGGCCAACGCGGTCACCGGGGTGAGCCGGGGCTTCCAAAAAGTGCTGCAGGTATACGGTATCGGCTACAAGGCGGTGATAGAGCCCAAGGGCCTGACCCTGTCGCTGGGATATTCCCACACCGTCTTCCTGCCCAAGCCGGACGGCATAGATTTTGAGATCCAGGACCAGCCGCTGCTGAAGGTCAAGGACAAGACCTATCAGACCAGCATCGTGGTCAAGGGCATCAATCGCCAGACGGTGGGGGAGGTGGCGGCCGCCATCAGGCAGTTCCGCAAGCCGGAGCCCTACCAGGGCAAGGGGATCCGCTACCAGGATGAGGTCGTCCGCCGCAAGGCCGGCAAGGCCGCCGCGGGGGCCGGCGGGTAA
- the rplR gene encoding 50S ribosomal protein L18 has product MSDKAKQIRDARIRRHIRIRRKVRGTGERPRLCVFRSSKHIYAQIIDDFNHKTLASTGRLEHTDSGKIAESKLVGQRIAKLAMDKGITQVIFDRGGYIYHGRVKALAEAAREAGLKF; this is encoded by the coding sequence ATGTCAGATAAAGCAAAACAGATCAGAGATGCCAGGATCAGGCGTCACATCAGAATTCGCCGCAAGGTCAGGGGGACCGGGGAGCGTCCCCGGCTGTGCGTGTTCCGCAGTTCCAAACACATCTATGCCCAGATCATCGACGATTTCAACCACAAGACCCTGGCCTCCACCGGGCGGCTGGAGCACACCGACAGCGGCAAGATAGCCGAGAGCAAGCTGGTGGGCCAGAGGATCGCCAAACTGGCCATGGACAAGGGGATCACCCAGGTGATCTTCGACCGAGGGGGGTACATCTACCACGGCCGGGTCAAGGCCTTGGCCGAAGCAGCCAGAGAAGCAGGTTTAAAATTCTAA
- the rpsE gene encoding 30S ribosomal protein S5 has protein sequence MAKINLNSLGDIKEQVVHINRVAKVVKGGKRFGFTALVTVGDGNGHVGIGKGKAREVSEAIRKATEDAKKSISHYSIADGKIPYQVLGKYGASQVVLRPAGPGTGVIAGNVVRSVLEACGVTDILTKSLGSNNPHNLVKATLNGLKQLRLPQDIMAERFKDKEAKPAAKPAEIKPAEAEPEAPAQ, from the coding sequence TTGGCAAAGATAAACTTAAATTCCCTGGGCGATATCAAAGAGCAGGTGGTGCACATCAACCGGGTGGCCAAGGTGGTCAAAGGCGGCAAGCGCTTTGGCTTCACGGCCCTGGTGACGGTGGGCGACGGCAACGGACATGTGGGCATCGGCAAGGGAAAGGCCCGCGAGGTATCGGAGGCCATCCGCAAGGCCACCGAGGATGCCAAGAAGAGCATCTCCCACTACTCCATCGCCGACGGCAAGATCCCCTATCAGGTCCTGGGAAAATACGGCGCCAGCCAGGTGGTCCTGCGCCCCGCCGGGCCGGGCACCGGAGTGATAGCCGGCAACGTGGTCCGCTCGGTCCTGGAGGCCTGCGGGGTCACCGACATCCTGACCAAGAGCCTGGGCTCCAACAACCCCCATAACCTGGTCAAGGCCACCCTGAACGGGCTGAAGCAGCTGCGCCTGCCCCAGGATATCATGGCCGAGAGGTTCAAGGATAAGGAGGCCAAGCCCGCCGCCAAACCGGCTGAAATCAAGCCGGCCGAAGCCGAGCCGGAAGCGCCGGCCCAGTAG
- the rpmD gene encoding 50S ribosomal protein L30, which translates to MSKTKKLRITQVHSTIDRTEKQKKIVRSLGIRKLYHTVEQNDTPQIRGMVKKIEHLLKVEEIAEGAK; encoded by the coding sequence GTGTCAAAAACAAAGAAGCTAAGAATAACCCAGGTCCATTCCACCATCGACCGCACCGAGAAGCAGAAGAAGATCGTCCGATCGCTGGGCATCAGGAAACTCTACCATACGGTGGAGCAGAACGATACCCCCCAGATCAGGGGAATGGTCAAAAAGATCGAGCACCTGCTGAAAGTGGAAGAGATCGCCGAAGGAGCCAAGTAA
- the rplO gene encoding 50S ribosomal protein L15, translated as MNLNDIRPAKGSVKNSKRRGCGTGSGHGGTSTRGHKGQKSRAGSGAKVPAWFEGGQMPLQRRLPKRGFTPLKRRAYQLVDISTLAKISGAKEIDPAYLAKKGLIKSTQKPVKILGKGELKNALTVKASAFSDGARKSIEAAGGKAEVA; from the coding sequence ATGAATCTTAACGATATCAGGCCGGCCAAGGGCTCGGTCAAGAACAGCAAACGGCGGGGCTGCGGGACCGGCTCCGGACACGGCGGCACCTCCACCCGGGGGCACAAGGGGCAGAAATCACGGGCCGGCTCGGGGGCCAAGGTCCCGGCCTGGTTCGAGGGCGGCCAGATGCCGCTGCAGCGCCGGCTTCCCAAACGGGGTTTCACCCCGCTGAAGAGAAGGGCCTATCAGCTGGTGGACATATCCACCTTGGCCAAGATCTCCGGGGCCAAGGAGATCGATCCGGCCTACCTGGCCAAGAAAGGGCTGATCAAAAGCACCCAGAAGCCGGTCAAGATCCTGGGCAAGGGCGAGCTCAAGAACGCCCTGACCGTCAAGGCCAGCGCCTTCTCCGACGGCGCCCGGAAATCTATAGAGGCCGCCGGGGGCAAGGCCGAGGTAGCCTAA
- the secY gene encoding preprotein translocase subunit SecY, translating into MFEKIKNIFNIPELRRRILFTMALLVVYRIGGHLPTAGIDTQVLAEFFRAQRGTLFGMYDLFVGGNLSRATIFALGIMPYITSSIIMQLMGAVIPFLEKLQREGEQGRKKINQYTRYATVGLALVQSYGISLFLESLAPNGVPVVPNPGFGFKLITAITMTAGTIFVMWLGEQITERGIGNGISMIIFIGCLDAIPSDLLNTYTSLKGGAIGIIPLVLIGILMILVTASVVLMTQGARKIPVQYAKRVVGRKVYGGQSTYIPLGFNTAGVIPIIFAQSVLSFPMTLGTFIKGEWAQNLTAMFSPGAFLYNLIYGLMIIFFAYFYTAIVINPGDMADNMKKYGGFIPGIRPGSKTAEYIERILTRITLPGAIFYALIAVLPTILMKAAHIPFYFGGTTLLIIVGVALDTLQQIESHLLMRHYEGFIKKGKISGRSGRM; encoded by the coding sequence ATGTTTGAAAAGATAAAAAATATATTCAATATCCCGGAGCTCAGGAGGAGGATCCTTTTCACCATGGCCCTGCTGGTGGTCTACCGGATCGGCGGGCACCTGCCCACCGCCGGCATCGACACCCAGGTCCTGGCCGAATTCTTCCGGGCCCAGCGGGGCACCCTGTTCGGGATGTACGACCTGTTCGTGGGCGGAAACCTGAGCCGGGCCACCATCTTCGCCCTGGGGATCATGCCCTACATCACCTCCTCCATCATCATGCAGCTGATGGGCGCGGTGATCCCCTTCCTGGAGAAACTGCAGAGGGAGGGCGAGCAGGGCCGCAAGAAGATCAACCAGTACACCCGCTATGCCACGGTGGGCCTGGCCCTGGTCCAGTCCTACGGCATCTCGCTGTTCCTGGAGAGCCTGGCCCCCAACGGGGTCCCGGTGGTCCCCAACCCCGGCTTCGGATTCAAACTGATAACCGCCATCACCATGACCGCCGGCACCATCTTCGTGATGTGGCTGGGGGAGCAGATCACCGAGCGGGGCATCGGCAACGGCATATCCATGATCATTTTCATCGGCTGTTTGGATGCCATCCCCAGCGACCTGCTGAACACCTACACCTCACTAAAGGGCGGGGCCATCGGCATCATCCCCCTGGTCCTGATCGGGATCCTGATGATCCTGGTCACGGCCTCGGTGGTGCTGATGACCCAGGGGGCCCGGAAGATCCCGGTGCAATATGCCAAGCGGGTGGTGGGCCGGAAGGTTTACGGCGGGCAGAGCACCTACATCCCGCTGGGCTTCAACACCGCCGGGGTGATCCCCATCATCTTCGCCCAGAGCGTGCTGTCCTTCCCCATGACCCTGGGGACCTTCATCAAGGGCGAGTGGGCCCAGAACCTGACCGCCATGTTCTCGCCGGGGGCCTTTCTCTACAACCTGATCTACGGACTGATGATCATCTTCTTCGCCTATTTCTACACCGCCATCGTCATCAACCCGGGCGACATGGCCGACAACATGAAAAAGTACGGCGGGTTCATCCCCGGCATCCGGCCGGGCTCCAAGACCGCCGAATATATCGAACGGATCCTGACCCGGATCACCCTGCCGGGAGCCATATTCTACGCCCTGATCGCAGTGTTGCCCACCATTCTGATGAAGGCCGCCCACATCCCGTTCTACTTCGGCGGCACCACATTGCTGATCATCGTGGGGGTGGCCCTGGACACCCTGCAGCAGATAGAATCCCACCTGCTGATGAGACATTACGAAGGCTTTATAAAGAAGGGCAAGATCTCCGGCCGGTCCGGAAGGATGTAG